The Oncorhynchus nerka isolate Pitt River linkage group LG24, Oner_Uvic_2.0, whole genome shotgun sequence genome has a window encoding:
- the LOC115107926 gene encoding zinc finger protein 770-like, which yields MLARHHGTQEAFGVMEKTPQSKNYQCVTCLKCFSAPSKLQRHILSHTGQRPFVCHLCEKAFRQLAHLKLHINTHLYPKHIERKSNVKSSLHPSGYENDPPIKIDNSNACLQTGSLDTFGAEGTLEVGISPTAPVDRVEEKSLCSSRCTAELNPLHSAVERFEKQHTKDEAMRNHDDWSEPEKQTLHEDRSSRDETMAKRTKIIENSNSHKCPECFKCFSAPSKLKRHCLIHTGQKPFQCYLCRRAFRQLAHLKVHYSIHSGVAKSRNSSLPRQSLKSISQPQRSKTWPRNYPCIMCGRRFKQKRHLIVHQQTHKVSETAVHPRKLNNTSKAYLPPQNNCASKVYFQNSKSSITYNTELNGKRQLDVVEGLYNLSEILHDGAKHASQEHIDLTRSSDNRNKSPVSNRTDHTHTSTRKVRENQCMICLKKFDYPSKLSRHLLVHMGIKPFGCTVCSKSFRQLCHLQTHMKAHHIKSDNFSKRVEDTPDQPGDIILKNKPVSAVKRNQSEHLDQVSQPREASRGLNEVDCFLSQYVLPVRPTFNHCSTDSLSNYGAQQPAWNPSEMLLPGLDTATDRKSSAEPVSLRQGHETDYKKTSDVFDSTPTHHSLIGQSKQRNCILQKKPTIHGRGRYCCPVCSKRFGAPSKLQRHSLVHTGQRSYQCPTCPKTFRQKAHLKVHQSVHEQGKEAQPSISHNEDRQTKSVSRLKRTPCSNGKDVVFRNRSENTLSSGSGLSAVPLAQFNCPPTNGVDSQTLLPVASRKSGVCQCMACLKKFDYPSKLSRHLLVHMGIKPFRCTVCSKSFRQLCHLQSHTKVHYNKATLHGDEQQRNINLAQLDIIPLEDGTVSEGHIFAAGLHQDEPGPSQGFGNYRQNGHGGESYNHFCLTESANQSTEIHRKHEPTPTPEKSEDVKSMKSENNWNIAEEKHVEKFPSHEYYGQQNHPQLPNWLSPYPYHQETTKNKQAYPIANQHVPYLEDRPNSQYGAKEEGGLEGGLRSELNVPYKSEPPNDLHVCAGCSQCFTTKRKLNHHRCSPRHLEKERQASSYQCAICFKSFEAPSKLKRHYVIHTGQRPFQCTVCGKSFTQAGHLKTHLQIHR from the coding sequence ATGCTAGCCAGGCATCATGGAACACAGGAGGCCTTTGGCGTTATGGAGAAGACGCCACAAAGCAAGAATTATCAGTGTGTCACATGCTTGAAATGCTTTTCTGCTCCATCCAAACTACAGAGGCACATCCTTTCGCACACAGGACAAAGACCATTTGTGTGTCACCTCTGTGAAAAGGCATTTAGGCAACTAGCACACCTGAAACTCCATATTAACACACACCTTTATCCAAAACATATTGAACGGAAGAGCAATGTAAAGTCTAGCTTGCATCCAAGTGGATATGAAAATGACCCTCCTATAAAGATAGATAACTCAAATGCATGTTTGCAGACAGGCTCCTTGGACACATTTGGTGCAGAGGGCACATTGGAGGTGGGCATCAGTCCAACTGCACCTGTCGACAGAGTTGAGGAAaaatctctctgttcctctcgcTGCACCGCTGAACTCAATCCCCTACACTCTGCGGTCGAGAGGTTTGAGAAGCAGCACACAAAAGACGAGGCAATGAGGAACCACGATGACTGGAGTGAACCTGAGAAACAGACACTGCATGAGGATAGATCCTCCAGAGATGAAACAATGGCCAAACGTACAAAAATAATTGAGAATTCAAACTCTCATAAATGCCCTGAGTGCTTTAAGTGCTTCAGCGCCCCGTCCAAATTAAAGAGGCACTGCCTGATTCACACAGGCCAGAAACCATTTCAGTGCTACCTATGCCGGCGTGCTTTTAGGCAGCTGGCCCATCTAAAGGTACACTACAGCATTCACTCTGGGGTCGCCAAGTCGCGGAACTCTTCACTACCACGACAAAGTCTCAAATCTATTTCCCAACCCCAGCGGTCAAAAACCTGGCCAAGGAACTATCCATGTATCATGTGTGGAAGGAGATTTAAACAGAAGAGACATTTGATAGTCCACCAACAAACTCATAAAGTTTCAGAGACTGCTGTGCACCCTCGTAAGTTAAATAATACAAGTAAGGCCTACCTTCCCCCTCAAAATAATTGTGCTTCCAAAGTATATTTCCAAAACTCTAAAAGTTCTATAACGTACAACACAGagctgaatggtaagagacaacTAGATGTAGTTGAAGGTTTATACAACTTGTCGGAAATATTGCATGATGGTGCAAAACATGCATCACAGGAGCACATTGACCTCACTCGCTCCTCAGACAACAGAAACAAGTCGCCTGTGTCTAATCGCACAGACCACACACATACAAGCACGCGTAAGGTAAGGGAAAATCAGTGCATGATATGCCTGAAGAAGTTTGACTATCCCTCCAAACTCTCCCGACATCTGTTGGTCCACATGGGCATTAAGCCTTTCGGATGCACCGTCTGTAGTAAGTCCTTCAGGCAGCTCTGCCATCTACAGACTCACATGAAGGCCCACCACATAAAAAGTGACAATTTTTCGAAAAGAGTAGAAGATACACCCGACCAACCAGGGGATATTATATTAAAGAACAAGCCTGTTTCTGCGGTGAAGAGAAATCAAAGTGAACATTTAGACCAAGTTTCTCAACCTCGGGAAGCCAGCAGAGGCCTCAATGAAGTTGATTGTTTCCTAAGCCAGTATGTTTTACCTGTCAGACCTACCTTCAATCATTGCTCCACTGACAGTCTCTCCAACTATGGTGCTCAACAACCTGCATGGAACCCCAGTGAGATGCTGCTACCTGGACTGGACACTGCCACAGACAGGAAGTCTTCAGCAGAGCCAGTATCTCTCAGACaaggacatgagacagactacaagAAGACCAGTGATGTATTTGACAGCACACCGACACACCATTCACTAATAGGCCAATCTAAACAAAGGAATTGCATCTTACAAAAGAAACCCACAATCCATGGCAGAGGGCGCTATTGTTGCCCAGTTTGTTCAAAGCGCTTTGGCGCTCCATCCAAGCTACAGCGGCATTCCCTGGTTCACACAGGACAAAGGTCCTATCAGTGCCCCACTTGTCCCAAAACGTTTAGACAAAAAGCCCATCTGAAGGTGCACCAGTCTGTTCATGAACAAGGGAAAGAGGCTCAACCCTCTATTAGTCATAATGAAGACAGGCAGACCAAGTCTGTATCAAGACTGAAAAGGACCCCATGTTCAAATGGAAAGGACGTAGTCTTCCGTAATAGAAGTGAAAATACTTTATCGAGTGGCAGTGGTCTCTCTGCTGTCCCTCTAGCTCAATTCAACTGCCCCCCAACAAATGGCGTCGACAGCCAAACACTGCTTCCTGTTGCATCTAGGAAATCAGGGGTGTGCCAGTGCATGGCCTGTCTGAAGAAGTTTGACTATCCTTCTAAACTCTCCCGACATCTATTAGTCCACATGGGCATCAAGCCTTTCAGATGTACCGTCTGTAGTAAGTCCTTCAGACAACTCTGCCATCTACAGTCTCACACGAAGGTCCACTATAATAAGGCCACACTGCATGGGGATGAGCAACAGAGGAACATCAACTTGGCTCAACTGGACATTATTCCCCTAGAGGATGGGACTGTTTCGGAGGGACACATCTTTGCAGCAGGTCTTCATCAAGATGAACCAGGCCCAAGTCAAGGTTTTGGAAATTACAGACAAAATGGTCATGGTGGTGAATCATACAATCACTTCTGTTTAACAGAAAGTGCAAACCAATCAACAGAAATCCACAGAAAGCATGAACCAACCCCAACCCCTGAAAAGTCAGAAGACGTGAAAAGCATGAAGTCCGAGAATAACTGGAATATTGCTGAGGAGAAACATGTGGAAAAGTTTCCCTCGCATGAATATTATGGGCAGCAAAACCACCCCCAGCTTCCTAACTGGTTAAGCCCTTATCCATATCACCAAGAAACCACCAAAAACAAACAGGCATATCCTATTGCTAACCAACATGTTCCGTATCTGGAGGATAGACCTAATTCACAATACGGTGCTAAAGAGGAGGGCGGGTTAGAGGGTGGCCTTAGGTCAGAGTTGAATGTTCCATATAAGTCAGAACCTCCCAACGACCTTCACGTCTGTGCAGGCTGTAGTCAGTGTTTTACCACCAAGAGGAAACTGAATCACCACAGGTGTTCTCCGAGACatttagagaaagagagacaggcgaGCTCGTATCAGTGCGCCATCTGTTTCAAAAGCTTCGAGGCTCCCTCGAAATTGAAAAGACACTATGTTATCCACACAGGCCAGAGGCCATTTCAGTGTACAGTGTGTGGGAAGTCTTTCACCCAGGCAGGTCATTTGAAGACACACCTGCAAATCCACAGGTAA